One segment of Myotis daubentonii chromosome 11, mMyoDau2.1, whole genome shotgun sequence DNA contains the following:
- the SH3GL2 gene encoding endophilin-A1 isoform X3, which translates to MINTMSKIRGQEKGPGYPQAEALLAEAMLKFGRELGEDCNFGPALGEVGEAMRELSEVKDSLDMEVKQNFIDPLQNLHDKDLREIQHHLKKLEGRRLDFDYKKKRQGKIPDEEIRQALEKFDESKEVAESSMFNLLEMDIEQVSQLSALVQAQLEYHKQAVQILQQVTVRLEERIREASSQPRREYQPKPRMSLEFPIGDNTQPNGGISHAGTPKPSGVPMDQPCCRALYDFEPENEGELGFKEGDIITLTNQIDENWYEGMLHGQSGFFPINYVEILVALPH; encoded by the exons ATGATCAACACAATGTCCAAAATCCGTGGGCAGGAGAAAGGGCCCGGCTACCCGCAGGCAGAAGCactgctggcagaggccatgctCAAGTTCGGGAGAGAGCTCGGAGAGGACTGCAACTTTG GCCCTGCGCTCGGTGAGGTGGGGGAGGCCATGCGAGAGCTCTCGGAGGTGAAAGACTCCTTGGACATGGAGGTGAAGCAGAACTTCATTGACCCCCTTCAGAACCTTCACGACAAAGACCTGAGAGAGATCCAG CATCACCTGAAGAAGTTGGAGGGTCGACGCCTGGACTTTGATTATAAGAAGAAACGACAAGGCAAGATCCCAGATGAAGAGATCCGTCAAGCCCTGGAGAAATTTGACGAGTCTAAAGAAGTTGCTGAGTCAAGCATGTTCAATCTGCTGGAGATGGAC ATCGAACAGGTGAGCCAGCTCTCTGCGCTCGTCCAAGCCCAGCTGGAGTACCACAAGCAGGCAGTGCAGATCCTGCAGCAAGTCACCGTCAGACTGGAAGAAAG GATAAGAGAAGCTTCGTCTCAGCCTAGAAGGGAATATCAGCCCAAACCGCGGATGAGCCTGGAGTTTCCCATTGGAGACAATACTCAGCCCAATGGAGGCATCTCCCACGCGGGCACTCCCAAGCCTTCAG GTGTCCCCATGGATCAGCCCTGCTGCCGAGCTCTGTACGACTTTGAACCTGAAAATGAAGGGGAATTGGGTTTTAAAGAGGGTGATATCATCACACTCACTAACCAGATTGATGAGAACTGGTACGAGGGGATGCTTCATGGCCAGTCAGGCTTCTTCCCCATCAACTATGTGGAAATTCTGGTTGCCCTGCCCCATTAG
- the SH3GL2 gene encoding endophilin-A1 isoform X2, which yields MERKVDVTSRAVMEIMTKTIEYLQPNPASRAKLSMINTMSKIRGQEKGPGYPQAEALLAEAMLKFGRELGEDCNFGPALGEVGEAMRELSEVKDSLDMEVKQNFIDPLQNLHDKDLREIQHHLKKLEGRRLDFDYKKKRQGKIPDEEIRQALEKFDESKEVAESSMFNLLEMDIEQVSQLSALVQAQLEYHKQAVQILQQVTVRLEERIREASSQPRREYQPKPRMSLEFPIGDNTQPNGGISHAGTPKPSGVPMDQPCCRALYDFEPENEGELGFKEGDIITLTNQIDENWYEGMLHGQSGFFPINYVEILVALPH from the exons CTTCCAGAGCTAAACTCAGCATGATCAACACAATGTCCAAAATCCGTGGGCAGGAGAAAGGGCCCGGCTACCCGCAGGCAGAAGCactgctggcagaggccatgctCAAGTTCGGGAGAGAGCTCGGAGAGGACTGCAACTTTG GCCCTGCGCTCGGTGAGGTGGGGGAGGCCATGCGAGAGCTCTCGGAGGTGAAAGACTCCTTGGACATGGAGGTGAAGCAGAACTTCATTGACCCCCTTCAGAACCTTCACGACAAAGACCTGAGAGAGATCCAG CATCACCTGAAGAAGTTGGAGGGTCGACGCCTGGACTTTGATTATAAGAAGAAACGACAAGGCAAGATCCCAGATGAAGAGATCCGTCAAGCCCTGGAGAAATTTGACGAGTCTAAAGAAGTTGCTGAGTCAAGCATGTTCAATCTGCTGGAGATGGAC ATCGAACAGGTGAGCCAGCTCTCTGCGCTCGTCCAAGCCCAGCTGGAGTACCACAAGCAGGCAGTGCAGATCCTGCAGCAAGTCACCGTCAGACTGGAAGAAAG GATAAGAGAAGCTTCGTCTCAGCCTAGAAGGGAATATCAGCCCAAACCGCGGATGAGCCTGGAGTTTCCCATTGGAGACAATACTCAGCCCAATGGAGGCATCTCCCACGCGGGCACTCCCAAGCCTTCAG GTGTCCCCATGGATCAGCCCTGCTGCCGAGCTCTGTACGACTTTGAACCTGAAAATGAAGGGGAATTGGGTTTTAAAGAGGGTGATATCATCACACTCACTAACCAGATTGATGAGAACTGGTACGAGGGGATGCTTCATGGCCAGTCAGGCTTCTTCCCCATCAACTATGTGGAAATTCTGGTTGCCCTGCCCCATTAG